Proteins from one Parvibaculum lavamentivorans DS-1 genomic window:
- the rsmD gene encoding 16S rRNA (guanine(966)-N(2))-methyltransferase RsmD, translating to MRIVGGVHRGRAIAAPKGDIVRPTSDRTREALFNILAHADFGEFTLEGARVLDLFAGTGALGLEALSRGASFALFVDDHAESRGAIRENLEHLGLNGNAKLYKRDATKLGPRPGSVGPAFTLLFADPPYGKGLGAAALLSARDGDWLAPGALCVLEETALADFVSPEGFEELDRRRYRDTEIIFMKLSN from the coding sequence ATGCGGATCGTCGGCGGCGTCCATAGGGGCCGGGCCATCGCGGCGCCGAAAGGCGACATCGTGCGGCCGACAAGCGACCGCACGCGCGAAGCCTTGTTCAACATTCTCGCCCATGCGGACTTTGGCGAGTTCACGCTTGAAGGCGCGCGCGTACTCGATCTCTTCGCGGGAACCGGCGCCCTCGGCCTCGAAGCCCTGTCGCGCGGCGCGAGCTTCGCGCTCTTCGTCGACGATCACGCGGAGAGCCGTGGCGCCATCCGCGAAAATCTCGAACATCTCGGCCTCAACGGAAACGCGAAGCTCTACAAGCGCGACGCGACGAAGCTCGGCCCCCGTCCCGGCAGCGTCGGTCCCGCCTTCACGCTGCTCTTCGCCGACCCGCCCTACGGCAAAGGCCTCGGCGCGGCGGCGCTTCTGTCCGCGCGCGACGGCGACTGGCTCGCGCCCGGCGCACTCTGCGTTCTGGAGGAAACCGCGCTTGCCGATTTCGTCTCGCCGGAAGGTTTCGAGGAACTCGACCGGCGCCGCTACCGCGATACCGAAATCATCTTCATGAAGCTAAGCAACTAA
- a CDS encoding macro domain-containing protein has translation MTPEGTAIEIRVGDITKLTSDAIVNAANERLAPGGGVCGAIFRAAGAGLAEECRALGGCPAGEARITGGYGLPARWIIHAVGPVWRGGGEGEAALLAGCYRNALALAAEKKLETIVFPAISTGIFGYPADEAAKVAVAACRDHAGRHEFPKRIILVAFDEAQAKPLRAALVG, from the coding sequence ATGACACCCGAAGGAACCGCCATCGAGATAAGGGTAGGCGACATCACGAAGCTCACGTCAGACGCCATCGTGAATGCCGCAAATGAGCGGCTGGCGCCGGGCGGCGGCGTCTGCGGGGCGATTTTCCGTGCCGCCGGAGCGGGACTGGCGGAGGAATGCCGGGCGCTCGGCGGCTGTCCGGCGGGCGAGGCCCGGATAACGGGCGGTTACGGCCTTCCCGCCCGATGGATCATTCATGCGGTGGGGCCGGTCTGGCGGGGCGGCGGCGAGGGCGAGGCGGCGCTGCTCGCCGGCTGTTACCGGAACGCATTGGCGCTGGCCGCGGAAAAGAAGCTGGAGACGATTGTCTTCCCGGCGATATCGACCGGCATTTTCGGCTATCCGGCGGACGAGGCCGCAAAGGTTGCGGTAGCAGCCTGCCGCGATCATGCGGGAAGACATGAGTTTCCGAAGCGGATCATCCTCGTCGCCTTCGACGAGGCGCAGGCAAAGCCGCTGAGGGCGGCGCTGGTGGGCTGA
- a CDS encoding MAPEG family protein, whose product MTFYSASLAIVGVYAGLNILINLFLAYRVSANRVRSNVMTGTGSDEPLYNASRAHIVNVEYTPIALIGLVVLHLLAASIYVLHIVGLALTIGRILHAIGVSRTGASTPPRLVGTLLTWIALLVAGIGCLWYALV is encoded by the coding sequence ATGACATTCTATTCCGCGTCGCTCGCCATTGTGGGCGTCTATGCCGGCCTCAACATTCTCATCAATCTCTTCCTCGCCTACCGCGTTTCCGCGAACCGCGTGCGGTCCAACGTGATGACCGGCACGGGCAGCGACGAGCCGCTCTATAATGCCAGCCGCGCCCATATCGTGAATGTGGAATACACGCCCATCGCGCTGATCGGCCTTGTGGTCCTTCACCTTCTGGCCGCTTCGATCTATGTCCTTCATATCGTCGGTCTCGCGCTCACCATCGGCCGCATCCTGCACGCCATCGGTGTCTCGCGCACCGGGGCCTCCACGCCGCCGCGCCTTGTCGGCACGCTGCTGACCTGGATTGCGCTGCTCGTCGCCGGCATCGGCTGCCTGTGGTATGCGCTCGTCTGA
- a CDS encoding enoyl-CoA hydratase translates to MTDHVLVTVEDGVQIVTMNRPDKKNALTAEMYKVLADAIETADADPKIRVTLYTGSGGSFTAGNDLGDFAKAGTTPVDEQPKEKPHVTRFLENLANAQKPIVAAVNGLAVGVGVTMLLHCDLVYASASATFQMPFVNLGLVPEAGSTFLLQRQIGIQKAADLFLTGKKLDAQKAEAIGLVADVFPDNALPGEALTRAKALAAKAPNAVRATKALLKDNDRPRVGEAREAEARVFGAQLRSDEVKEAISAFFEKRAPDFSKFG, encoded by the coding sequence ATGACCGACCATGTACTCGTCACCGTCGAAGACGGCGTCCAGATCGTCACGATGAACCGTCCTGACAAGAAGAACGCGCTGACGGCTGAAATGTACAAGGTACTGGCCGACGCCATCGAGACGGCGGATGCCGATCCGAAGATCCGCGTCACGCTTTACACCGGCTCCGGCGGCTCCTTCACGGCAGGCAACGACCTTGGAGATTTCGCCAAGGCGGGTACGACCCCGGTGGACGAGCAGCCGAAGGAAAAGCCGCATGTGACGCGCTTTCTTGAAAACCTCGCCAATGCCCAAAAGCCCATCGTGGCGGCGGTGAACGGCCTTGCTGTCGGCGTCGGCGTCACCATGCTGCTTCACTGTGACCTCGTTTATGCGAGCGCCAGCGCAACCTTCCAGATGCCCTTCGTCAATCTCGGCCTGGTGCCCGAGGCCGGCTCGACCTTCCTTCTGCAGCGCCAGATCGGCATTCAGAAGGCGGCTGATCTTTTCCTCACCGGCAAAAAGCTCGATGCGCAAAAGGCGGAGGCTATCGGGCTCGTGGCGGACGTGTTCCCGGATAATGCACTGCCCGGCGAGGCGCTCACCCGTGCCAAAGCCCTGGCGGCAAAAGCGCCGAATGCGGTCCGCGCCACAAAGGCGCTGCTGAAGGATAATGACCGTCCCCGCGTCGGCGAGGCGCGCGAAGCCGAAGCCCGCGTCTTCGGTGCCCAGCTGCGTTCAGATGAAGTCAAAGAGGCCATCAGCGCCTTTTTTGAAAAGCGGGCGCCGGATTTCTCGAAGTTCGGCTAG
- a CDS encoding UbiD family decarboxylase — protein MSYASLREFLSMLDASGDLARVKEPVSTVLEMTEIQTRLLAEQGPAVLFEQAQMADGRPSPMPVLVNLFGTVERVARGVTMGGIERRHAKDLREVGEALAFLRQPEPPGGFREAISMLPLLRTVMAMKPKTVSSAPCQEVVLKGSDINLNDLPIQTCWPGEPAPLITWPLVVTKGPKGTKEDDFNLGIYRMQVLGPNKTIMRWLAHRGGAQHHARWKKEKREPLPAACVIGADPGTILAAVTPVPDTLSEYQFAGLLRGQKVELVDCKTVPLKVPAEAEIVIEGHVSLDDYEDEGPYGDHTGYYNSVEKFPTFTVSAITMRKDPIYLSTFTGRPPDEPSVLGEALNEVFIPLLQQQFPEITDFWLPPEGCSYRIAVISMKKAYPGHAKRVMMGAWSYLRQFMYTKWIIVVDDDINARDWKDVMWAISTRMDPVRDVTLVEHTPIDYLDFASPESGLGGKIGLDATNKWPPETKREWGRQIRMDQDVIDTVTNKWSKLGLPGTGKPIWK, from the coding sequence ATGTCCTACGCCTCCCTCCGCGAATTCCTTTCAATGCTCGATGCCAGCGGCGACCTCGCGCGGGTGAAGGAACCTGTTTCGACCGTTCTGGAGATGACCGAGATCCAGACCCGCCTGCTGGCCGAGCAGGGGCCGGCGGTCCTTTTCGAGCAGGCGCAGATGGCCGATGGCCGCCCCTCGCCCATGCCGGTACTGGTGAACCTGTTCGGCACCGTGGAGCGGGTGGCGCGCGGCGTCACCATGGGCGGCATCGAGCGCCGCCATGCGAAGGATCTCCGCGAGGTCGGCGAGGCTCTTGCCTTCCTCCGCCAGCCGGAGCCGCCGGGAGGCTTTCGTGAGGCCATATCCATGCTGCCGCTGCTCCGCACGGTCATGGCGATGAAGCCGAAGACGGTCTCTTCCGCGCCCTGCCAGGAGGTCGTGCTGAAGGGCAGCGACATCAACCTCAACGATCTGCCGATCCAGACCTGCTGGCCGGGCGAGCCCGCACCACTCATCACCTGGCCGCTCGTCGTGACCAAAGGGCCGAAGGGCACGAAGGAAGACGATTTCAACCTCGGCATCTACCGGATGCAGGTGCTCGGCCCGAACAAGACGATCATGCGCTGGCTGGCGCATCGCGGCGGCGCGCAGCATCACGCGCGCTGGAAGAAGGAAAAGCGTGAGCCGCTTCCGGCCGCCTGCGTCATCGGTGCCGATCCCGGCACCATCCTCGCCGCTGTCACGCCCGTTCCCGACACGCTGTCGGAATACCAGTTCGCGGGCCTCCTGCGGGGGCAAAAGGTCGAGCTCGTCGATTGCAAGACAGTGCCGCTGAAGGTGCCGGCCGAGGCCGAAATCGTCATCGAGGGCCATGTCTCGCTCGACGATTACGAAGACGAAGGCCCTTACGGCGACCACACCGGCTATTACAATTCGGTAGAGAAATTCCCCACCTTCACCGTCTCCGCGATCACTATGCGGAAGGACCCGATCTATCTCTCGACCTTCACCGGCCGCCCGCCGGACGAGCCTTCCGTGCTCGGCGAGGCACTGAACGAGGTCTTCATTCCACTGTTGCAGCAGCAGTTCCCGGAGATAACGGATTTCTGGCTGCCGCCCGAAGGCTGCTCCTACCGCATCGCCGTCATTTCGATGAAGAAGGCCTATCCCGGTCACGCCAAGCGCGTGATGATGGGCGCATGGTCCTATCTGCGTCAGTTCATGTATACGAAATGGATCATCGTGGTGGATGACGACATCAACGCGCGCGACTGGAAGGACGTCATGTGGGCGATCAGCACACGGATGGACCCGGTGCGCGACGTGACACTGGTCGAGCACACGCCGATCGACTATCTCGACTTCGCCTCGCCCGAAAGCGGCCTCGGCGGCAAGATCGGCCTCGACGCGACGAACAAATGGCCGCCCGAAACAAAGCGTGAATGGGGCCGCCAGATCCGCATGGACCAGGACGTCATCGACACGGTAACGAACAAATGGTCGAAGCTCGGCCTGCCGGGCACGGGCAAGCCGATCTGGAAGTGA
- a CDS encoding bifunctional riboflavin kinase/FAD synthetase, whose product MQIIRHYEHVPPGLRGAVYALGNFDGVHLGHQQVIGKAAEVARELGAPLGVLVFEPHPQQFFFPERPFFRLTPFRAKARLLEGLGVDILAALPFDAHMAQKLAPEFVLDVLVNGLHAVHIVAGYDFRFGKGRGGDVAALSYMGEMEGFGVSIVEEVQAGGVTYSSTRIRELLAKGDPRGAADLLGHWWTVETHIQQGDQRGRTIGFPTANLPLGDHVQPALGVYAVKVEIEDGPHKGTYNGVANFGRRPTFDKQDVLLEVHIFDFDGDLYGVHAAISFIEYLRPEQKFDGLESLKAQIAKDSEKARTLLAGS is encoded by the coding sequence ATGCAGATCATCCGCCACTACGAGCATGTGCCGCCCGGCCTTCGGGGCGCGGTCTATGCGCTTGGCAATTTCGACGGCGTGCATCTCGGCCACCAACAGGTGATCGGCAAGGCGGCGGAAGTCGCGCGTGAACTCGGCGCGCCGCTCGGCGTTCTCGTCTTCGAGCCGCATCCGCAGCAATTCTTCTTTCCCGAGCGTCCGTTCTTCCGCCTGACGCCCTTCCGCGCCAAGGCCCGCCTTCTCGAAGGGCTGGGGGTCGATATTCTCGCCGCGCTTCCCTTCGACGCGCACATGGCGCAGAAGCTCGCGCCCGAATTCGTCCTCGATGTGCTGGTGAACGGCCTCCACGCCGTCCATATCGTCGCCGGCTATGATTTCCGGTTCGGCAAGGGCCGCGGCGGCGATGTCGCGGCGCTGTCCTATATGGGCGAGATGGAAGGCTTCGGCGTCAGCATCGTCGAGGAAGTGCAGGCGGGCGGCGTCACCTATTCGTCGACGCGCATCCGCGAGTTGCTGGCGAAGGGCGATCCGCGCGGCGCGGCCGATCTTCTCGGCCATTGGTGGACAGTGGAAACCCATATCCAGCAGGGCGACCAGCGCGGCCGCACCATCGGCTTCCCAACCGCCAACCTGCCCCTCGGGGACCATGTACAGCCGGCGCTCGGCGTCTATGCGGTGAAGGTCGAAATCGAGGACGGCCCTCACAAGGGCACCTATAACGGCGTCGCGAATTTCGGCAGGCGGCCCACCTTCGACAAGCAGGACGTGCTGCTCGAGGTTCATATTTTCGACTTCGACGGCGATCTCTATGGCGTTCACGCGGCGATTTCCTTCATCGAATATCTCCGACCGGAGCAGAAATTCGATGGTCTGGAGAGCCTGAAGGCGCAAATCGCCAAAGACAGCGAGAAGGCCCGCACCCTGCTGGCCGGCTCATGA
- a CDS encoding TldD/PmbA family protein has translation MRSSETSLHKGFHSMSSSATAHKPETVLDIAAMLVERAQKAGADAAEAMVLEGTSLGVSWRLGRLEDVERSEGRDVGLRVFVGKRQASVSSTDISEAALAPMIERVVAMARVAPEDPYCGLADASLLARDWPDLDIEDKSPQPSAEQLAAVAAEAEEAALAVPGVTNSSGAGASWGRSGVALVTSGGFAGAYAGTSSSFSCSVLAGEGTAMERDYDFSSKRHAEDLESPKDIGRAAGEKAVRRLHPRKVKSQSVPIVYDPRVSGGLVGHFASAISGSSIARGTSFLKTSMGKKIFADGISIVDDPHMKRGHRSKPFDGEGVRNHRMQLVEDGTLTTWLLDTATARQLGLTTTGHAARGTGGPPSPSTTNLYMEAGCLSVSELIADIKQGLYVTEMIGMGINGVTGDYSRGASGFWIENGEIAYPVSEITVAGNLLDMFLNLTPADDLSFRYTTNAPTVRVEGMTVAGT, from the coding sequence ATGCGCTCGTCTGAAACCTCGCTTCATAAAGGCTTTCATTCCATGTCCTCATCCGCCACCGCACACAAGCCCGAAACGGTGCTCGACATTGCAGCCATGCTGGTCGAGCGCGCGCAAAAGGCAGGCGCGGATGCGGCGGAGGCCATGGTACTGGAAGGCACCTCGCTCGGCGTCTCCTGGCGGCTCGGCCGCCTCGAGGATGTCGAGCGGTCGGAGGGACGCGATGTGGGGCTGCGCGTCTTTGTCGGTAAAAGACAGGCGAGCGTTTCCTCGACCGATATTTCGGAAGCCGCGCTCGCCCCGATGATCGAGCGCGTGGTCGCCATGGCCCGCGTCGCGCCGGAAGATCCTTATTGCGGCCTCGCCGATGCCTCGCTCCTCGCGCGCGACTGGCCCGATCTCGATATCGAGGACAAGTCGCCCCAGCCGAGCGCGGAGCAGCTTGCCGCCGTTGCCGCGGAAGCGGAAGAAGCGGCGCTTGCCGTTCCCGGCGTCACCAATTCCAGCGGTGCCGGCGCAAGCTGGGGGCGCTCCGGCGTCGCCCTCGTCACCAGTGGCGGCTTCGCGGGCGCCTATGCCGGCACCTCGTCCTCCTTCTCCTGCTCCGTACTTGCGGGCGAAGGCACGGCGATGGAGCGCGACTACGATTTCTCCTCCAAGCGACATGCGGAGGATCTCGAAAGCCCGAAGGATATCGGCCGCGCTGCGGGCGAAAAGGCGGTGCGCCGCCTCCATCCGCGCAAGGTGAAGTCGCAATCCGTTCCCATCGTCTACGATCCGCGCGTCTCGGGCGGGCTTGTCGGTCATTTCGCGAGCGCGATTTCCGGCTCGTCCATCGCGCGTGGCACGAGCTTTCTCAAGACCTCGATGGGCAAGAAGATATTCGCGGACGGCATTTCCATCGTCGACGATCCGCATATGAAGCGCGGTCATCGCTCCAAGCCCTTCGATGGCGAAGGCGTGAGAAACCACCGCATGCAACTTGTCGAGGACGGCACGCTCACCACTTGGCTGCTCGACACGGCGACGGCGCGTCAGCTCGGGCTCACGACGACGGGTCATGCCGCTCGCGGCACCGGCGGCCCGCCCTCGCCCTCCACGACCAATCTCTATATGGAAGCGGGCTGCCTTTCCGTCTCCGAGCTTATTGCCGACATCAAGCAGGGGCTCTATGTCACCGAGATGATCGGCATGGGCATCAATGGCGTCACGGGCGATTACAGCCGCGGCGCTTCCGGTTTCTGGATCGAGAATGGCGAGATCGCCTATCCGGTGAGCGAGATCACGGTCGCGGGAAACCTCCTCGACATGTTCCTCAACCTCACGCCCGCGGACGATCTCTCCTTCCGCTACACCACCAATGCGCCGACCGTTCGCGTCGAAGGAATGACAGTTGCCGGAACCTGA
- a CDS encoding DUF6101 family protein: MTAERVRQRKRLWRGEELDADPYDLPQKIAVKATKLHERLFGFIRFAEIHDTAITAADSSPILGRFEWSEPISAYDGVALRVVPCDKMATKLFVVVELSHSGNGNRNLVVYAGEDGVDAASRWRSWGRILHLPLLVEDREGRLHPAERRLGAIRVNDPQPHAGANPLSARRPLTFGQSGQSRLWGPRLAMGARPLAY; this comes from the coding sequence GTGACGGCGGAGCGGGTAAGGCAACGGAAGAGACTATGGCGCGGCGAAGAGCTGGATGCCGACCCTTATGATCTGCCGCAGAAAATTGCCGTGAAGGCAACCAAACTTCACGAGCGCCTTTTCGGCTTCATCCGCTTTGCCGAAATCCACGATACGGCCATCACCGCCGCCGACAGTTCGCCGATACTCGGCCGTTTCGAATGGTCCGAGCCTATCTCGGCCTATGATGGGGTGGCGCTCAGGGTTGTGCCTTGTGACAAGATGGCAACAAAGCTCTTTGTTGTTGTTGAGCTGAGCCACAGCGGCAATGGAAACCGCAACCTGGTGGTTTATGCGGGCGAGGACGGCGTGGACGCCGCCTCCCGCTGGCGCTCATGGGGCCGCATTCTGCATCTGCCCCTGCTGGTCGAGGACCGCGAGGGCCGACTTCACCCCGCCGAGCGGCGCCTCGGCGCCATCCGGGTGAACGATCCTCAGCCTCACGCGGGGGCGAACCCGCTCTCGGCCCGCCGCCCGCTCACTTTCGGCCAGTCCGGCCAGTCCCGCCTTTGGGGCCCCCGCCTTGCCATGGGCGCAAGGCCGCTCGCCTACTGA
- the arfB gene encoding alternative ribosome rescue aminoacyl-tRNA hydrolase ArfB, translating into MIPVTDALSIDDDEISITYIRAGGPGGQNVNKVSSAAQLRFDVRNSPSLNGRAKERLERIAGARLTKDGVIVITANRFRTQEANRRDAVDRLVELIAAAAHQPKFRVPTKPSRAAKQKRVEEKVKRGTTKKLRSLRPNDD; encoded by the coding sequence ATGATCCCCGTCACAGACGCGCTGTCCATCGACGATGATGAAATCTCCATCACCTACATTCGCGCAGGCGGGCCGGGCGGGCAGAATGTCAACAAGGTGTCGAGCGCGGCGCAGCTTCGTTTCGACGTCCGCAATTCGCCGTCGCTCAATGGCCGCGCCAAGGAGCGGCTGGAGCGGATCGCGGGGGCGCGTCTCACCAAGGATGGCGTCATCGTCATCACGGCCAATCGCTTCCGCACACAGGAGGCAAACCGCCGCGACGCGGTGGACCGTCTGGTCGAGTTGATCGCCGCCGCCGCGCATCAACCGAAATTCCGTGTGCCGACGAAGCCAAGCCGCGCCGCAAAGCAAAAGCGCGTCGAGGAGAAGGTGAAGCGCGGCACGACGAAGAAACTGCGCAGCCTGCGTCCCAACGACGATTGA
- a CDS encoding class I SAM-dependent methyltransferase: MSSAAAPVRDPLRFIRENTLLHEPPLVPEVRLHLASEIVPIWQMTEEELEKSGLPPPFWAFAWAGGQALSRYILDNPAVVGGKRVLDFGSGSGLIGIAAMKAGAASVLAADIDAFAVAAIQLNATINDVVVTATAEDLVGVENRGWDVILVGDMCYEGPLAQRIEAWLRRLAGEGAEVLIGDPGRTYLPKSGLEKLVSYAVKTTRELEDTDVRNTSVWRVLPL; encoded by the coding sequence ATGAGTTCCGCCGCAGCGCCGGTCCGCGACCCTCTGCGCTTCATCCGCGAGAACACCCTCCTCCACGAGCCGCCACTTGTTCCGGAAGTCAGGCTGCATCTCGCTTCCGAAATTGTGCCTATATGGCAAATGACGGAGGAAGAGCTGGAAAAATCCGGCCTTCCTCCCCCTTTCTGGGCTTTTGCCTGGGCGGGCGGGCAGGCTTTATCGCGCTATATTCTCGACAATCCGGCAGTTGTCGGCGGCAAGCGGGTGCTGGATTTCGGTTCGGGCTCCGGCCTGATCGGTATCGCCGCCATGAAAGCCGGTGCAGCTTCGGTTCTTGCGGCGGATATAGACGCCTTTGCCGTTGCGGCAATCCAGTTGAACGCCACTATCAACGACGTAGTCGTCACGGCGACCGCCGAAGACCTGGTGGGCGTTGAGAACCGGGGCTGGGACGTCATTCTGGTGGGAGACATGTGCTATGAGGGCCCGCTTGCGCAGCGCATCGAGGCCTGGCTCCGGCGCCTCGCGGGCGAAGGCGCCGAGGTCCTGATCGGCGACCCGGGCCGCACCTATCTTCCAAAAAGCGGCCTCGAAAAGCTCGTCTCCTATGCGGTAAAAACCACCCGCGAGCTTGAGGATACCGATGTCCGCAACACCAGCGTCTGGCGCGTCCTGCCGCTCTGA
- a CDS encoding type II toxin-antitoxin system RelE/ParE family toxin produces the protein MKQWQVEFHEEFEAEFADLSLAVREELLARALMLEEFGPALGRPAVDTLNASKHANMKELRFEADHGVWRVAFAFDPGRKGILLVAGDKSGAGNGKRFYKQLIAKADRRFDEHLKATKQVKGKKGKNKN, from the coding sequence ATGAAGCAGTGGCAAGTTGAATTCCATGAGGAATTCGAAGCAGAGTTTGCAGATCTGTCTTTAGCGGTACGTGAGGAGCTTTTGGCTCGCGCCCTCATGCTTGAAGAGTTTGGCCCTGCATTGGGCCGCCCTGCCGTGGATACGCTGAATGCGTCGAAGCACGCCAATATGAAGGAGCTGCGTTTCGAAGCGGATCACGGGGTCTGGCGCGTCGCCTTTGCCTTCGATCCCGGACGGAAAGGCATTCTCCTTGTTGCAGGAGATAAATCGGGAGCAGGCAACGGAAAGCGCTTTTACAAGCAACTGATTGCGAAGGCCGACAGGCGCTTCGACGAACATCTCAAGGCGACAAAACAGGTAAAAGGCAAAAAAGGAAAGAACAAGAACTGA
- a CDS encoding TIGR01459 family HAD-type hydrolase, giving the protein MHNTNLLLPGLSVLADQYDALLCDVWGVLHNGREAYPGVAEALGKFQAKGGHVLLLSNAPRPSDALPIMFVRMGIPHDVYDGILTSGDATKIYLASHERGTRCYYIGPDRDLSLFDGTGVSSVGEAEGEFILVTGPFDDETEGPEDYRAQFTSLAARKLPLICANPDIIVERGDRHIYCAGALARLYEELGGEVVYFGKPHGPVYEIARKRLADLAGGAIPDARVLAVGDGPLTDIKGANDAGIDALFITGGIAAADCGPSVEAPEEARVDLVLSRAGVRAVGAMPRLIW; this is encoded by the coding sequence ATGCACAATACCAACCTCCTTCTTCCCGGTCTCTCCGTCCTCGCCGACCAATATGATGCGCTTCTCTGCGACGTCTGGGGCGTGCTCCACAATGGCCGCGAGGCCTATCCGGGCGTCGCCGAGGCACTGGGAAAATTCCAGGCGAAGGGCGGTCATGTGCTGCTGCTGTCCAATGCGCCGCGCCCGTCCGATGCGCTGCCCATCATGTTCGTGCGCATGGGCATTCCGCATGATGTCTATGACGGCATCCTGACGTCGGGCGATGCAACAAAAATCTATCTCGCTTCGCATGAACGCGGCACGCGCTGCTACTATATCGGTCCCGACCGCGACCTGTCGCTCTTCGACGGCACGGGCGTCTCCAGCGTCGGCGAAGCGGAGGGTGAATTCATTCTCGTCACCGGGCCCTTCGACGACGAGACCGAAGGGCCGGAAGACTACCGCGCGCAATTCACTTCACTCGCCGCGCGCAAGCTGCCGCTCATCTGCGCCAATCCGGACATCATCGTCGAGCGGGGCGACCGACACATCTATTGCGCCGGCGCTCTCGCGCGGCTCTATGAAGAGCTCGGCGGCGAAGTCGTCTATTTCGGCAAGCCGCACGGCCCCGTCTACGAGATCGCCCGCAAACGCCTCGCCGATCTTGCGGGCGGCGCCATTCCCGATGCCCGCGTCCTCGCGGTCGGCGACGGCCCCCTCACCGACATCAAGGGCGCGAACGATGCCGGCATCGACGCCCTTTTCATTACCGGCGGCATCGCGGCGGCCGATTGCGGCCCTTCCGTCGAGGCGCCGGAGGAGGCGCGTGTCGATCTGGTGCTGTCCCGGGCCGGGGTCAGGGCCGTCGGCGCCATGCCCCGGCTGATCTGGTAA
- a CDS encoding XRE family transcriptional regulator, with protein MGKSLKEMMEKLPADRREAVEARAASLIAEEMSLRDLRKAMQQTQSSIARKLDIGQEGVSRIEQRADLLLSTARSYVEALGGELELVARFPGRGEVVISHVSELTDKPARPPKRQRSPAPRKKKVSA; from the coding sequence ATGGGCAAGTCACTCAAGGAGATGATGGAAAAGCTGCCTGCGGACCGGCGCGAAGCCGTGGAAGCACGCGCGGCCTCGCTGATCGCCGAGGAGATGAGCCTGCGTGACCTTCGCAAGGCCATGCAGCAAACTCAGTCCAGTATCGCCCGCAAGCTGGATATTGGGCAGGAGGGCGTTTCCCGTATCGAACAGCGTGCAGACCTGCTCTTGTCGACCGCCCGCAGCTATGTTGAAGCCCTCGGAGGAGAGCTCGAACTTGTGGCCCGCTTTCCGGGGCGTGGGGAGGTCGTTATCTCCCATGTGTCGGAGTTGACCGACAAACCGGCACGCCCGCCGAAAAGACAGCGAAGTCCTGCTCCGCGGAAAAAGAAAGTTTCTGCATAG